The nucleotide window TCAGGCTTCCACAAGAGAGCGCTTGGGGCCAGGTCTATTTTATTTTCAATTGCACATCTTATAGGCTTCTTGAGGGCACAAACAGCGCGCAACGTCAGGCCGGAAGCCGACGTCATAAAAAAAATGAGAATGTCGGATCTGACCCTGGTTCATTCTTAGCATCTTCGGGACCTTTTATAGGTTGCATTCCGCTCTTTTGCGGCGAATCCAATTTTCCGCCTTGGTGGTGCTGGCGGTGTCATCAGTTTTCGGATTGCATCAAAGATGACACTGATTTCTTCGTCGTGTTCGTCGATCCTTCTTTCTTGCTGGGCCAATTGCAGGGCGAGCTCCTTGTGCGTCGAAAGGAATTCCCGCAGGTTCACGAAGGCCCGCATGATGGCAATGTTGACTTGGACAGCACGTTCACTGGTGAGAACGCTCGAAAGCATGGCCACTCCCTGCTCAGTAAACGCGTAAGGCAAGGATCCTCCGAAATACTTCCGGTGTGGTATCACACTTTGTGATAC belongs to Terriglobia bacterium and includes:
- a CDS encoding ORF6N domain-containing protein, translated to MKKIVRRVLIESKILIIRGQKVVLGMHLAGLYRVETRALNQAVKRNIRRFPEDFMFQLTAAEAEHLVSQSVIPHRKYFGGSLPYAFTEQGVAMLSSVLTSERAVQVNIAIMRAFVNLREFLSTHKELALQLAQQERRIDEHDEEISVIFDAIRKLMTPPAPPRRKIGFAAKERNATYKRSRRC